Below is a genomic region from Helicobacter pylori.
TTGAACGCATGATAAAGGCTAGCTCTCACAAAAACGATTTGATTTTAGATTTATTTAGTGGCAGTGGCATGACTAGCTTAGTAGCTAAAAATTTGGAGCGTAATTTTATAGGGTGTGAGAGCCATGCTGAATATGTGCATGAGAGTTTGGAAATGTTTAAGTATGATGAATGCAAATAAAAAAGGATATTTAACATGCCAAAATTAGAAAAAATTTTTCTAGAAATCACACAGCTTGACCCTAGCAAAGAGTGTTTGAAATTCTTAGCTAATCGCATAAAAGGCTCTGATTATAGGGGCTTACACTTATCCCAACACAATCGTTACGATCAAAATAAAATTAAAACCATTATTCAAGCTATTTTTAATGAAGTGGGAGGAGATTTTTTACAAATTCGCACCACCGATATGAGCAAACGCCCTAGCAATATCATAGGCGAAGAGGTTTATGCAAAAGTGGTTGATAATATCTGCAAGTCTGAAATGCCTCAAGATAATTCAGGAAAAAAGAATCAAGTAACCCAAGACAGCTTGAGAAAAAATCTTTTTGTAGATATGCACAGAATGGGGTTGATTGACCGCTACAATAAAAATAAAAAACCTACAAACCCCTACATTCAAAGCAATATTAAATATATCAGTTTAACTCCCTTAGCTATAGAATTTTTAAACGCGCAAAAAGATTTGTTAAGAAAAAATTTTTGTTACACGCAAAGCTTAGAAAATCTTTTGCAAGGTTTTGGAGCAGAATGCAGAGAGGTAATGATAGAGCTTGACAATCATTATTTAGACATTGAAGAAATGATGTTTTTTGTCACCTTTTTAAATATTGAAAATTTTACTAGAAGCGAAATTATAGAATATGTTAGAGGATATAGGAGTTTGAGCCGTATCCAAAAAGAAAAGTTAAAAGAGTTAGCGCAAGATTATTGCAACCCTAATCATTTTAATGGGAATAAGCTGGAAAAGAGAGATTATCATAATTGGAAAAATCAAGCCCAACAAATTTTTAGCTTGCTAGAACAAAGCGTGTTTTTTGAAACCAATAAAGAGAGGCTTATTTTAAAAACGCTCAATGAAGAAAACAAACAAAACGATAAAAAACTCAAACGCTCTATTAAAGAGAAAGCCCTTTATTTTGAAAAACATGGCGTTAAAAAAGAAAAGGGCTTTGAATTGCACCACATTGTGCCTTTATGCTTGGCTCGCTCTATAGAAGAATTTGATCTTTTGGATAAATGGGAAAATTTAATCTATATTGATGCTTTTAACCATGCGAAAATATCTCAAACGCAAAATAAACATATTTGTTTGTATTTTAAAAATTGCGATGTGGTTTTATCTAAAGGCTTAAAAGAAGAACAAGAAAGCCTTTATTTTACTTACATTAAAAACGTGTTATATAAACTTGATTTACAAAATGTCATGCTGAGATACAATAAAGATTTATTGCATTCTAAAAACGGCTGATAAAATAAAGCGGTGTCTTTTTTAAGAGAGCGTTTTTCATAACCGCTTTTAGTATAAAGGCTATAGAATTAGCGCTACAATACCCCCATGCAAAAAAAGATTTTTTTACTAGAAGACGATTACCTTTTAAGCGAGAGCGTTAAGGCGTTTTTGGAGCATTTGGGCTATGAAGTGTTTTGCGCTTTTAACGGGAAAGAAGCTTATGAAAGGCTCTCTGTTGAGCGCTTCAACCTCTTGCTTTTAGACGTGCAAGTGCCTGAAATGAATAGCTTGGAATTGTTCAAGCGCATCAAAAACGATTTTTTAATCTCTACGCCTGTGATTTTTATCACCGCCTTACAGGATAGCGCTACCTTAAAAAACGCTTTTAATTTAGGAGCGAGCGATTATTTGAAAAAGCCTTTTGATTTAGACGAATTAGAAGCACGCATTAAAAGGTTTTTCAATGATGATCCCATAGAAATCATGCCTAACATTTTTTATTACCAACACTCTTTGAATATTAAAGGGAAAAAGGAAATCCTAGCACCCAAAACCGCTCAGCTTTTAGAATACTTTTTAGAGCATAAAGGGCAAATCATTAGCTCCCAAGTGTTAGAAAATAATTTGTGGGAGCAAGCTATTGATGATTCCACCTTGCGCACTTACATTAAAGTGTTGCGCAAGCTTTTGGGTAAAAATTGCATAGAAACGCATAAGGGGGTGGGCTATCGCTTTAACCCACTATGAAAAAAAATCCCTCAAACTCTTTTTAGGGACTTATTTAGGCTCTTCGTTTGTGTTAATGCTAGTGATTAGCGTTTTAGCGTTTAACTATGAAAAAAACGAAAAAATCAAAATGATACGCATGGACATGGACAAAATGGCTTCTAAGATCGCTAGTGAAGTGGTTGCCTTGCACATGCAAACGCATGGGGATTACCACAACGCTTTAAACGCCCTCATTTCACGCTATAAAGACGCTTCCATAGCGCTTTTTGATAGCAAGAAGCGTGTTTTGTATTCTAATATCCCTGAAAGTGCGGATTTGATTAAAACTCATAAAGAAGCGGGCTTTTTTAGTTTTAGGGGAGAGTATTACCTGTTTAGCGATGAAACTTTCGCTCACTTAGGCGTGGCTAAAATGCTTTTTAAAAATTCTAAACCCCTTCATTTTTCTTCTTTGTATCGTAACATTGTTTTAGTGTTTGTCATAGCGTTTTTATGCGTGATAGGGGTTTCTGTGTTTTTAGGGCGTTTGTTTTTAAAGCCCATTAGGAATGAAATCACCCGTATCGATCATTTTTTAAAAAACACCACGCATGAATTAAACACCCCCATGAGCGCTTTAGTCTTGTCTTTAAAAACCCTAGAAGACAGCCAACAACACCGCCGCATTAAAATCGCTATCCAGCGCATGAGTTTTTTATACCGCTCGCTCTCGTATTTAGTGATGCAAGATATTGAGCGCGAAACCCCCATGCTTTTAGATTTAAAAGCCCTGATTACCAAAGAAAACATGCTTTTTAGCGAGATGATAGACTACCACAAGCTGGAATTTAAAAGCGATTTAGCGGGAGTGGAATTTAAGGCTAAAGAGCAGGATTTCATTTCGCTTTATAGCAATTTGCTCATGAACGCAATCAAATACAGCGTCATGCATGGGTATATCCACATAGAGCTAACGCATGCGTTTTTGAAAGTGAAAAATTTAGGGTATGAAATCCCTAAAGATAAGATCGCAGAATTAAGCATTCGTTATGCGCGTTTCAATTCTAGCGTGTTGGGTTATGGTATAGGGTTAGATTTAGTGAAAAAAGTGTGCGAAAAGTATAAAATGCGTCTAGAAATTCATAGCGAACCCTCTTCAAAAGGATCGTTTTATGAAAATTCGTTTTGCGTTCAATTTCAAGGATAAAGATGCTTTCAGTGTATGAAAAAGTGAATGCTCTAGACAAAAGGGCGATTGAAGAATTGTTTTTAAGCGAAGACATTTTAATGGAAAACGCCGCTATGGCTTTAGAAAGAGCGGTTTTACAAAACGCTTCTTTAGGCTCTAAAGTCATTATCCTTTGTGGGAGCGGGGATAATGGGGGCGATGGCTATGCGTTAGCTAGGCGTTTAGTGGGGCGTTTTAGAGTGCTAGTTTTTGAAATGAAACCAGCCAAAAGCCCCATGTGCCAATTGCAAAAAGAAAGGGCTAAAAAAGCAGGGGTAGTCATCAAAACATACGAAGAAAACGCCCTTAATCAAAATTTGGAATGCGATGCGTTAATAGATTGCGTGATAGGGAGTGATTTTAAAGGCGGATTAGAGCCGTTTTTAAACTTTGAAAGCCTTTCTCAAAAAGCACGCTTTAAAATCGCTTGCGATATTCCTAGCGGGATCGATTCTAAAGGCAGGGTGGATAAGAGAGCGTTTAAAGCGGATATGACTATCAGCATGGGCGCTATCAAATCATGCTTATTGAGCGATAGGGCTAAAGACTATGTAGGGGAATTGAAAGTGGGGCATTTGGGGGTTTTCAATCCAATTTATGAGATCCCAACAGAGACTTTTTTACTAGAAAAAAGCGATCTCAAACTGCCCTTAAGGGATAAAAAAAACGCTCATAAGGGCGATTACGGGCATGCGCACATTCTTTTAGGCAAGCATAGTGGGGCGGGGTTATTGAGCGCTTTAAGCGCGTTAAGTTTTGGATCTGGGGTGGTGAGCGTTCAAGCGTTAGAAGGCGAGATAACTTCCAATAACAAGCCTTTAGAATTGGTTTTTTGTGAAAATTTCCCTAAAAAGCTCAGTGCGTTCGCTCTTGGCATGGGGTTAGAAAATATTCCAAAGGATTTTAACAAGTGGCTTGAATTAGCCCCATGCGTTTTAGATGCGGGCGTTTTTTATCACAAAGAGGTGTTACAAGCCTTAGAAAAAGAAGTGATCTTAACCCCTCACCCTAAAGAGTTTTTATCGTTGTTAAAATCAGTGGGGATCAATATAAGCATGCTAGAATTATTAGACAATAAACTAGAAATCGCAAGGGATTTTTCTCAAAAATACCCCAAGGTGGTTTTGCTTTTAAAAGGGGCTAATACCCTAATCGCTCATCAAGGGCGGGTTTTTATCAACATTTTAGGGAGCGTGGCTTTAGCCAAAGCTGGGAGTGGCGATGTGTTAGCGGGGCTTATTTTAAGCTTGCTTTCTCAAAATTACACGCCTTTAGACGCTGCCATTAACGCAAGTTTAGCGCACGCTCTAGCGGGTTTAGAATTTAAGAATAATTACGCTTTAACGCCCTTAGATTTGATAGAAAAGATCAAACGATTATAAAAGGATAAAAATGGATCATTTAAAGCATTTGCAGCAATTGCAAAACATTGAAAGGATCGTGCTTTCAGGCATTGTATTGGCCAATCATAAGATTGAAGAGGTCCATAGCGTTTTAGAGCCTAGCGACTTTTACTACCCGCCTAACGGCTTGTTTTTTGAAATCGCTTTAAAACTGCATGAAGAAGATTGCCCCATTGATGAGAATTTTATCCGCCAAAAAATGCCTAAAGACAAGCAGATCAAAGAAGAAGATCTGGTCGCTATTTTTGCGGCAAGCCCCATAGATAATATTGAAGCCTATGTGGAAGAGATTAAAAACGCTTCCATTAAACGAAAACTTTTTGGCTTGGCTAACACCATTAGAGAGCAAGCCCTAGAAAGCGCGCAAAAATCCAGCGATATTTTAGGTGCTGTGGAGCGAGAAGTCTATGCGTTATTGAATGGTAGCACGATTGAGGGCTTTAGAAGCATTAAAGAAGTGCTTGAAAGCACGATGGATCTTATTACAGAAAACCAAAGAAAAGGGAGTTTGGAAGTTACTGGCATACCGACTGGCTTTGTCCAGTTGGATAATTATACG
It encodes:
- a CDS encoding restriction endonuclease subunit R, translating into MPKLEKIFLEITQLDPSKECLKFLANRIKGSDYRGLHLSQHNRYDQNKIKTIIQAIFNEVGGDFLQIRTTDMSKRPSNIIGEEVYAKVVDNICKSEMPQDNSGKKNQVTQDSLRKNLFVDMHRMGLIDRYNKNKKPTNPYIQSNIKYISLTPLAIEFLNAQKDLLRKNFCYTQSLENLLQGFGAECREVMIELDNHYLDIEEMMFFVTFLNIENFTRSEIIEYVRGYRSLSRIQKEKLKELAQDYCNPNHFNGNKLEKRDYHNWKNQAQQIFSLLEQSVFFETNKERLILKTLNEENKQNDKKLKRSIKEKALYFEKHGVKKEKGFELHHIVPLCLARSIEEFDLLDKWENLIYIDAFNHAKISQTQNKHICLYFKNCDVVLSKGLKEEQESLYFTYIKNVLYKLDLQNVMLRYNKDLLHSKNG
- the crdR gene encoding copper response regulator transcription factor CrdR; this translates as MQKKIFLLEDDYLLSESVKAFLEHLGYEVFCAFNGKEAYERLSVERFNLLLLDVQVPEMNSLELFKRIKNDFLISTPVIFITALQDSATLKNAFNLGASDYLKKPFDLDELEARIKRFFNDDPIEIMPNIFYYQHSLNIKGKKEILAPKTAQLLEYFLEHKGQIISSQVLENNLWEQAIDDSTLRTYIKVLRKLLGKNCIETHKGVGYRFNPL
- the crdS gene encoding copper-sensing histidine kinase CrdS — protein: MRGWAIALTHYEKKSLKLFLGTYLGSSFVLMLVISVLAFNYEKNEKIKMIRMDMDKMASKIASEVVALHMQTHGDYHNALNALISRYKDASIALFDSKKRVLYSNIPESADLIKTHKEAGFFSFRGEYYLFSDETFAHLGVAKMLFKNSKPLHFSSLYRNIVLVFVIAFLCVIGVSVFLGRLFLKPIRNEITRIDHFLKNTTHELNTPMSALVLSLKTLEDSQQHRRIKIAIQRMSFLYRSLSYLVMQDIERETPMLLDLKALITKENMLFSEMIDYHKLEFKSDLAGVEFKAKEQDFISLYSNLLMNAIKYSVMHGYIHIELTHAFLKVKNLGYEIPKDKIAELSIRYARFNSSVLGYGIGLDLVKKVCEKYKMRLEIHSEPSSKGSFYENSFCVQFQG
- a CDS encoding NAD(P)H-hydrate dehydratase gives rise to the protein MLSVYEKVNALDKRAIEELFLSEDILMENAAMALERAVLQNASLGSKVIILCGSGDNGGDGYALARRLVGRFRVLVFEMKPAKSPMCQLQKERAKKAGVVIKTYEENALNQNLECDALIDCVIGSDFKGGLEPFLNFESLSQKARFKIACDIPSGIDSKGRVDKRAFKADMTISMGAIKSCLLSDRAKDYVGELKVGHLGVFNPIYEIPTETFLLEKSDLKLPLRDKKNAHKGDYGHAHILLGKHSGAGLLSALSALSFGSGVVSVQALEGEITSNNKPLELVFCENFPKKLSAFALGMGLENIPKDFNKWLELAPCVLDAGVFYHKEVLQALEKEVILTPHPKEFLSLLKSVGINISMLELLDNKLEIARDFSQKYPKVVLLLKGANTLIAHQGRVFINILGSVALAKAGSGDVLAGLILSLLSQNYTPLDAAINASLAHALAGLEFKNNYALTPLDLIEKIKRL